From the genome of Scytonema hofmannii PCC 7110, one region includes:
- a CDS encoding polysaccharide deacetylase family protein translates to KKAAAFEIETTSDLIYKTTGVKTTLFRPPGGMMHNGLVNYAKNQKHTVVMWSADSIDYSRPAVPRLVRNVMRDSEPGGIVLMHDGGGNRTKTIQALPQIISNFQKQGYRFVTVPELLEMEDNGIKLAAAKKNTLAAVKKKQ, encoded by the coding sequence AAAAAAAGCCGCAGCCTTTGAAATTGAAACGACATCAGACCTAATTTATAAAACTACAGGTGTAAAAACAACTTTATTCAGACCACCAGGCGGAATGATGCATAACGGCTTGGTAAATTATGCTAAAAATCAAAAACACACAGTAGTTATGTGGTCTGCTGACTCCATCGATTACAGCCGTCCTGCTGTACCCAGGCTGGTTAGGAATGTGATGAGAGATTCCGAACCAGGTGGAATTGTGCTGATGCATGATGGTGGTGGAAATCGCACGAAAACCATCCAAGCATTACCGCAAATTATTAGTAATTTTCAAAAACAGGGCTATCGTTTTGTAACTGTTCCAGAACTTCTAGAAATGGAAGATAATGGCATTAAATTGGCAGCAGCTAAAAAGAATACCTTGGCAGCAGTTAAAAAGAAACAGTGA